From Bradyrhizobium sp. AZCC 1610:
ACATAGGGGGGATTGGAAATGATCAGGTCGTAGCGCTTGCCGCCCAGCGGCTTGAACAGATCGCCACGGTACAGCTTCAAGCGATCCTGTAGCCCGTAGTCTCCGACATTGCGCGCGGCGACCTCGATTGCGTCTTTTGAAATATCCACCGCGTCGATCGCGGCATTCGGAAAATTCCTGCTCGCCAGAATGGCGAGACAGCCCGAGCCGGTGCAGAGGTCGAGCACGCTGTGTATCGATGCCGGATCGCCGATCAGCGAACCGTCTTCCGCGTCATACTCTTCATTTTCCTGGCGACCGAAATGCTGCTCCAGCAGTTCGCCGATGAACGAGCGCGGCACGATGGTGCGCTCGTCGACATAGAAGGGCAGACCGCGCATGTAGATCTTGTTGACGAGGTAGGCTGTGGGTTTTCGGGTCGTGACGCGGCGCGCGATCAGGTCGAGGATCTTTCGGCCTTCGGCGGCAGTGACGCGCGCGGTGGCGAACGCCTCGAACTGGTCAGGGTGCAGATGCAGCGCCTCGCAGACCAGGAAGGCGGCCTCGGCAACAGGATCGGTGGTGCCATGGGCAAATACCAGCCCGGCCTCGGTGAAGCGGCTGACGGCGAAGCGGACGAAATCGAGCAGCGTCAGCAATTCGCCGGCGCCGACCTTGGGAAGTTTCGATGTGGTCTGGCCGCGCTTTGCCGCCGGCTTCGTGCGTTTGGCCATCAGGGCTTGGTCCAGCGCGCGGCGGCTGCATCATCATGGTCGCGCGCCTCCACCCAGCTCGTGCCTTTTTCGCTTTCCTCGCGCTTCCAGAACGGCGCGTTGGTCTTCAGATAGTCCATCAGGAATTCCGCCGCTTCGAAGGCTGCCTGGCGATGCGGCGACGCCGTCACCACCAGCACGATGTTCTCGCCCGGCGCGATGCGGCCGAACCGGTGAACGATGGTGAGCCCCTGCAACGGCCAGCGCGACAGCGCCTCGTCGGCGTGGCGCCCGATCTCGGCCTCCGCCATGCCGGGATAATGCTCGAGCGTCAGCGCGGCGATCGGCTCGCCGTTCTCGCTGCCGCGGCAGATGCCGCTGAACGTGACGACGGCGCCGATATCGGTACGGCCTTTGGTGAGCGCCGCGATCTCCTGCGCAACGTCGAAATCGCCTGCCTGGATACGGATGGTCGCGGTGACGGACATGCTTGAGGTCAGCCGCCGGTCATCGGCGGGAAGAACGCAATCTCACGCGCGCCAGCGATCACGGCGTCCGGCTTGACGTGGGCCTGGTCAATCGCGGCGCGGATCACCTTCGGCTTTTCGAAGGCGTAGGCATAAGCCTCGCCCCGGCTGGACAGCCAGCCGATCAGGTCGTTCACCGTGCGCACATCTGCCGGCGGCTCGATCGTTTCCTCCGCCACGCCGACCCGCTCGCGTACCCAGGCGAAATACTTGACCCTCATCCCTCATCCTCCTTGATGAGGTGATGGATGCCGGCGCGGAAATAGTCCCAGCCGGTGTAGATCGTGAAGATCGCCGACAACCACAACAGGGCGATGCCGATCAGGGTGGTCGCCGGCAGGAGCTGCTCGCCCGCTTCACCGGCGATCAGAAAGCCGATCGCGACCAACTGAATGGTGGTCTTCCATTTCGCAAGCTTGGTCACGGGCACGCTGACCCGCAGCGCGGCGAGATATTCCCGCAAGCCCGAGACCAGGATCTCGCGGCACAGGATCACGATGGCGGCCCACAGCGTCCAGCCATGGATGCTGCTATCGGCTGCCAGCATCAGGAGGCAGGACGCCACCAGCAGCTTGTCGGCGATCGGGTCCAGCATCCGGCCAAAAGCGGATTGCTGATCCCACATTCGCGCATAGTAGCCATCGAGGTAGTCGGTCACCGCGGCAGCGATGAAGACCGCCAGCGCTACCCAGCGCAGCCACAGCGGGCCGTCCAGGATGGACTGGGCGAAAACGCAGCCGACCACTACCGGAATGGCGGCAATGCGGGCGTAGGTCAGGATATTCGGCAAGGACAGGGTTTTGGCCTGTCCCCTGGTTGTTGCGATGTTCATCCGTGTTACCAATACCGCTGGAGCGTGAAGGTCAACCGTGTGGACCTAGATCATCTGTCGCAGGCGACGCCCAAATGACATGCCTCTCGATTCGAAGTCCCTCAACCCGGCTGCGCATGGAAAAACTCGAAAATCTTGCGAGCGCTTTCGGCGCTAACGCCTGGAACCTTGCCGAGGTCCGCGATCGAGGCCCGCTCGATCTCCTTCAGTGTTCCGAAGTGATGCAGCAAGGCACGTTTGCGTGACGGGCCGATGCCCGGGATTTCCTGTAAGCCCGCTTCCCTGATGTCTTTTTTCCGCAGTTTGCGGTGCGAGCCGATCACGAAGCGATGCGCCTCGTCGCGCAGCCGCTGGATGAAATACAGCACCGGGTCGCGCGGCTCGAGCTTGATGGCCTCGCGGTCCGGCATGAACAGGGTCTCCCGCCCGGCATCGCGGTCCGGGCCTTTTGCCACGGCCATCAGCGAGACCTGGGCTAGTCCCAGACCCTCGAAAATTTCTCGGACGGCGTTGAGCTGGCCGCGGCCGCCGTCGATGATGACGAGGTCGGGCCATTGCGGAAACGAATCATCGTCGGCCTTCGCCTTGACGGCGTCGCCCTCCGGCGGTTTCAGGAGCCGCTTGAAGCGCCGTTCCAGCACCTCGCGCATCATCGCATAGTCGTCGCCGGGCGTCAGTCCCTCGGACTTGATGTTGAACTTGCGGTACTGGTTTTTGATAAAACCATCCGGCCCCGCCACGATCATCGCGCCGACGGCGTTGGTGCCCTGGATGTGGCTGTTGTCGTAGACCTCGATGCGCTTCGGCACCTGCGGCAGTCCGAGCGTGGTCGACATCCCTTCCAGCAGCCTGCTCTGCGTCGCCGTATCGGCGAGCTTGCGGCCAAGCGCCTCGCGCGCGTTGGTCAGCGCATGCGTGACCAATTCTTTTTTCTCGCCGCGCTTGGGTACCGAGACTTCGACTTTGTAGCCGGCCTTCACGCAAAGCGCGTCGGCAAGCAGTGCTGATTCCTCGATCTCATGCGACAGCAGGATGAGTCTCGGCGGCGGCTTGTCGTCGTAGAATTGCGCGAGGAACGAGGCCAGCACTTCCTCCGGCGTGAACGACTTCTCCGCGCGCGGAAAATAGGCGCGGTTGCCCCAGTTCTGGCCGGTGCGGAAGAAGAATACTTCGACGCAGGAATAGCCGCCCTCCTGATGGATGGCGAACACGTCGGCTTCTTCCACGGTGCGCGGATTGATGCCCTGCTGCGACTGGATCGCCGACAGCGCGGCGAGGCGGTCGCGGTAGAGCGCCGCGGTCTCGAATTCGAGTTCGTTCGACGCCTTCTCCATCTCAGCGGCGAGCAACTCCTTCACGGCGTGGCTCCGCCCGGAAAGGAAGTCGTTCGCCTCGCGCACTAGCTCGGTGTAGCCGGGGAAATCGATCTCGCGGGTACAGGGGCCCGAGCAGCGGCGGATCTGGTAGAGCAGGCAGGGGCGGGTGCGGCTCTCGAAGAAGCTGTCGGTGCAGGAGCGGATCAGGAACGCGCGCTGCAGCGCCGTGATGGTGCGGTTGACGGCGCCTGCGGATGCGAACGGCCCAAAATATCGTCCGGGCCTGGTTTGCGCGCCGCGATGTTTGAGGATCTGCGGCGCCCAATGGTCGCCTGATATCAGGATGTAGGGAAACGACTTGTCGTCGCGCAGTTGCACATTGAAGCGCGGCCGCAGCTGCTTGATCAGGTTGGCTTCCAGCAGCAGCGCTTCGGTCTCGGTCGTGGTGGAGACGATCTCGACCGTCATGGTTGCCGCAATCATCCGCAGAATGCGCGCCGGCAGCGGCGCGTTGACGCGGGCGTAGGAAGCAAGCCGCTTGCGGACGTTTTTCGCTTTGCCGACGTACAGCACGTCGCTTCCGGCATTGAGCATGCGGTAGACACCGGGAGAGGTCGGCGCCAGCCGCACCGCGTTTTCGATGGCGGCGTGGCCGATCGCCAGCGGGCCTTCGGCAATCGCCTCGGCAGCTTCCTCAGGGGCTTCCGGCAGGCGCGCCTCGTCGTCCTCCTCGGCGGCGGATGTCGCGGGATCGACGTCGGCGGCGATCAGGTCCTGCGGCGGCAGATCCGGCTGGGAACCCCGCCGCGCCTTGCGCGGGGGCTGCGGATGGTCGGTAGAATCGTGATCCATGGGCCTAAATTAAGCGCTGCAAGGCGGCATCGCCAGCGTTCGCGACGCTCTCTCCCGGGGAAGGGCGCCGGTAACGCTTTCTTAAGACTGAGGAGCGGGAGTTACCCGGCTTAACAACCCTTTAACTTAAAACTCTCGATAAATCTTAGCGGAAAAAGCTGGAGTTCCGTAACCAGGCGGTCTTTCGCCGGGCATGGTCGCGGCAAGTTGCGTGGGGTGGCGTGATGAGCAGGTTTGTGTGGGGCGCGCTGGCGGTGATCGCTGCTGGCTGGACCACATCGGCACGGGGGGCCGACCTCTACGGATCGCGCCCGCCCTTGACGGTCAACCAGACGCACTTCGGTCCCGATAGCTGGGCCGGCCCCTATCTCGGCGGCAACCTCGGCTATGCCTGGGGCTCGGTCGCAAACAATCCGACCAAGCCGTCCGGTTTCGTGGGTGGTGTCCAGGCCGGCTACAATTGGCGGAACGGGCCGTGGGTGTTCGGCATCGAAGGCGACGTCCAGGCCACCGGCGCCGAAGATACCTTCGCACCGTGGAAATTCTCCAATCCCTGGTTCGGTACGGTTCGCGGCCGCGCCGGTTACGCGTTCAACAACGTGCTGTTCTTCGGTACCGGCGGTCTCGCCTTCGGCGAGCTGCGCGCCACCACCTTCGGCGTGACGGAGTCCCATACCAATGCGGGCTGGACGCTCGGCGTCGGCGCCGAGATGGGCTTCGCCCCGAACTGGAGCGCCAAGGTCGAATACCTCTATGTCGATCTGGCCAACAGCAACTTCGTCGTTACAGGCGCGTCGAACGGTTACCGGTTCGGCTTGATCCGGGCCGGCGTGAACTATCACTTCTGAGAACAAAGAAACTGTCGGCTATCACCTCCCGGCGGCAGCAGGTCGCCGGGATTTTTTTGCCTTAGGGCCGGGGTTGCGCTCGCCGCGCGCCTCACCGCTCTGGACGGCAATGCCGTGCCCAGCGCAATCTTCGCAGCAGGAATTCAGTCCGCTTCCAAGGCGAGCGTCGGTTTACGATGAAATCACCAGGTTGACCGCCTTGGGGCCTTTGCCCTTCTTGTCCGGTTCGACCTCAAACGTAATGCGCTGTCCTTCTGTCAGATCCTTCAGTCCGGCCCGCTCGACGGCGGTGATGTGCACGAACACATCGCGGCCGCCATCATCGGGCTTGATGAAGCCGTAGCCGCGTTCTCCATTGAAGAACTTGACTGTTCCAGTCATGGCCATCGGGAAACTCCTCCCCCGTATTGCTCTGCCGCTACGCGCATCTCGCGTGTCAGCCGACCGGACATTCGCTGCCGGAAGCTTGGCCACCTGAGCCGATCGGGTTCACGTCCCCGACCAACCTGGATTTTATTCGGCCTTGATCACTCCGCCGCAACCATTCGCGGAAGCGGAACGTAAAGCCAGTCCCAACGGCCTGAGCATAATACGGATTTGCGCGAATTGCCTATGGCCATTCGCACTTTTCACCTGATGCGCCGGGTCCTCAGGGCTTGGGCGTCTCCAGCCTGAACCGGCCGGCGCCGCCCTGGCCGAGCGGCTTTTCGAGTTCGGGTAGAATGGTCTTCAGCTCGCCCGCCAGCGTCCACGGCGGATTGACGATCAAAAGACCGGTGGAGGCGAGGGGGCCGCCCGGCGCCTGCGGCGCGACGCTGAATTCGAGCCGCAGGCATTTCCCGGCCGGCTTGCTGGCGGCGGCAGCGCCCGCGACAAGGCGCGCCAGGGTGTCGGTGACCCGCCGGCTCTTCACCGGATACCAGATCAGATAGCTGCCGGTCGGCCATTTCGCGTAGGCTTCGGCGAATCCGTCGGCCAGCTTCTCGAATTCGTCCTTTTGCTCGAACGAGGGGTCGATCAGCACCAGGCCGCGCCGCTCGTTGGGCGGCACGAAGGCCGGCAACGCCATCCAGCCATCGAGATCGACCACCCTTGCCTGGCTGTCGCGGCGCAGCGCGTCGATCAGCTGCCTGCGGGCGCCGGGCTCGATTTCGCAGGCCGTGAGACGGTCCTGTGGCCGCAGCAGCGCGCGGGCGATCAGGGGCGATCCGGGATAGGCCTCAAGCTTGCCCGGCGCGTTGAATGCCCTGATGATATCGAGATAGGGGGCGACCAGCGGCAGCGTGTTTTCCGAAAACCGCGCCTGCAGCACCCGCGCAATGCCGGTCAGCCATTCGCCGCCGCGGCGGGCTTCTTCGCCGGTGAGATCGTAGCGCCCGGCGCCGGCATGGGTGTCGATGACGCGAAACGGGGCCTGCTTTTCCTGCAGATAGGCCAGCATGCGCACCAGCACGATGTGCTTGATGACATCGGCAAAGCCGCCGGCGTGAAAGGCGTGTCGGTAGTTCATGGGGGAGGGGTTACGACATCGGGGCCCGGAAAGTAACCCATATCGTCGAAGATGCGAGCGGCGGATGACGTCTGCAATGGAGGTTCAGTGGCTAGTCGCAGAATGATGTTATCGTCACCCAGCAGCACGGCAGGACCACTGTAAGCTTCGAGGGCTCGGACGATTCCCTTGTTTTCAATCTCGGCAGCAATGGATCGGCACGACTGAGCTTCGCCGATCACACCAGCGTCGATATTCGTGCCTGACGCAGCTTCGGCGTAGAGGGTCCCGGCCATCCACGTACCTTGCAGACGACAATAAAGCCGTGGATGACCGGGAACGCAGACAACTCTGGGCAGTCTGCGCAGGGCGGATTGCTATGTGTGGGCCTGCACGATGGAAGCGGCTCTTCAACCGCCCCGCACCGGCGGCATCACTACCTCGTCACGCCGGCAGGTGCGGCGGTCGGTTTCCTCGCAGGCGCGGAATTGCATGTCCTTGCTCAGGCAGACCCGCACCTCGCTCAGCCGCCGGCTCGAGCAGGTCACCGAAATCGCCGAACTGCTGAGGCCCGGGTTGATCTTGATGAAGGCCTCTTCGAGATCGCCGGGGGCAATCGTCTTCTGCTCCGACAATTGCAGGAATTCCTCGGGGATTTTCACAGCCGCACGCGCCTTGCGGACGCTCTCGAAATAGGCCCGCGCACCAAGGCCCGAACAGGTGCCGTGCTTGTCCCACTGGTTGAAGATCAGGCCGGGCGCCGGCATCAGGTCCAGCATCGAGGTCATGATGTTGCGATCGAGCCGCGGTGAGGGCCGCTGGCAGTATTCGGGAAAACCGCGCTCATATTGCGGCCACAGGCCGTGGACCACGAAGGAATAGGGCCGTTCGCACTGGGCCTGTGAGCGTCCGCTATTGCCGCGCTCGGCCGCCGCCTCGCAGAACGAGGGCGACCACGAAAGGGCCAGGACGTAAAAATCGAACTCGCCCGGGGCGTTCTGCCGGCGGTCCTGGGCGGACGCCATCCCGACGGAGACGACAACAAGCGCCAGCGAAATCAGAAGCCGCAAAATGATGACGGATCGGTGCATCGAAAGCCCCTCTACTCGACTACCGGGAGCCTAGCAGGGAACCGGAACATTTCAAGAACAAAATTAATTTATCGCGGACGCCAGCCGCGGGTCCGTTCAATCGGCGCGAATTGGGCGAATCAGGGCTTGGCGGCCCGGCAGCCGGGGCTATAGGCCCAGTTGCGGTCAAGGCCGGTCACGCACCATTCTACGCCTTGGCCGAAGCCGGCAAAGCCGCCGTCCTCGATGATCGAGAAGTGCACGGTGCGCATCTTGCCGTCGCTCAGCATCACGTCGCCGCTGCAGTAGCGGCGCGGAATGTTGTCGGACTGCCAGGGTCGGAACGCGGTTTCGTGGATCCGGCCGTAGCCAGTAATCGTCAGCGCCGAATTCCAGAACTTGCCCTCCTTCTCCTGGAATTGGTACGCGATCGTCGACAGCGCCCGCTCGCACTCGGCGACGCGGCCATCATATTTCGGGCCGAACAGCCCGAAATTCAATTCCATCGGATTGGCGGCCTGGGCGGCATGGCTGGAGACCAGCAGGGCGAACGCCGCCGCCATCGGGCCAAGTGCTTTGGGACCGAGTGCTCTCAAGGATTTGAACAGGTTGCGCATGGGGAATCCGCCGGTAAGCCAACACGCGAGACGGTGCCGCGAAGCCCTGACAAGGTCAAGTGCAGCGCGGCAACACCTGACGACCAAGTCCGCCTCGTGCTGCAACCATTCTTTTCACGGCCATCGGCGCACACTATGGTGGGCTTCGAGCGAAATGGAGTCTGCGATGCGAAGAATTATGGCCGCGTGCCTGATTGCCATGTGCCTGGTAGTAATGGGCGGAATGCTGGCGGGCGCGCCTGCGCAGGCGCAGTGGTGGGACATCGACACGGTGCCGCCGTTCAAGGGCAATGACACCGGCGGTATCATCGCCTATCCGCTCGCGATGCAGGCCGATGCCCGCCAACTCGCCGTCGATCACTGCGCCCGCTACGGCAAGGTGGTGAAATTCCTCGGCGTGCAAGCCAATTACGGCGGCTATGTTTCCTTTGCCTGCCGCTGGGTGCCCTATGGCGCCGCCGAGCGGCCGCTGCGCACGCTTTACTGAGCGCGCGCCGCTACCTGATTTTCCGGCTGGACATGTTTTTGCCACGCGAAGCGTTCACTTCGCGTGCGCACAATATCGTGGAAGAATTCAGGGGGAGCACACGCATGAGACGACTGCTTCTTGTGTCTTGTTTGGCCGCTGGCCTGCTGGCCATGTTGCCCGTGAACGGCGCGGTCGCCGTGGAGCTGCCGGTGCGCAAGGCCGGTCTGTGGGAGATGAAGGTGCTGAGCACAGGCGCGCCGGTGCCTGAGATGACGATGCAGCAATGCACCGACGAGACCACCGATAAGGACATGAGCACAGCAATGTCGCCGATGGCCAAGGAGATGTGCTCGAAGCAGGATATCCAGAAGACGTCAGCCGGCTATGTCACCGATTCCGTCTGCGGCATCGCCGGCATGACGATCAAGTCACATGCCGAGATCACCGGCGACTTCAACTCCGCCTACACCGTGAAATCGACCTCGCGCAGCGAGGGTGGCCCGGCCGGTGGAGGGCGCGACAACACCACGACGATCGAGGCCAAATGGCTTGGCGCCTGCAAGAGCGATCAAAAGCCCGGCGATACCGTGATGCCTGGCGGCATGAAGATGAACATCAAGGACATGGAAAAGCTGAAGTCCATGATGCCGAAGAAGTAAGCGGGCTACATCGCCCAATTACACCGGCACCCTTACCGCCGCGCGCAGGCCGCCCATCGGGCTGTCGCCGAGCGTGATGTCACCGCCATGTGAGCGGGCGATGTCGCGGGCGATGGCCAGCCCCAGGCCCGTGCCGCCTTCGTCCTGGTTGCGGGCATCGTCGAGCCGAAGGAACGGCTTGAACACTTCCGCGCGCATATTGGCCGGAATGCCCGGCCCGTCGTCGTCGACCGTAACCGTCAGATAACGGTGATCGCGGTGGCCGGTGATGGCGACCGTGTTGGCGTGGCGCGCCGCGTTGGAGACGAGGTTGGCGATGCAGCGCTTGAACGAGGCCGGCTTCACCGTCACGACCGGCAGTCCACGGAACACCACGGTCGCGGTATGGCCGTGGCGTTCTGCATCGCTGCGCAACTCTTCCAGCGCCATCGCCATGTCGGTCGGCTGCGCGATCTCGCCACTGTCGCCGCGCGCAAAGGCGAGATAGGCCTCCAGCATGCCGGCCATTTCGTCGACGTCTTTGCGCATGCCGTCGACTTCAGGGCTGTCGCCGATAAGTGCGAGTTCGAGCTTGAAGCGGGTCAGGATGGTGCGCAGATCGTGGCTGACGCCGGCCAGCATCGCGGTGCGCTGCTCGATCGAGCGCTCGACGCGCGCCTTCATTTCCAGGAACGCCTGCGCCGCGCGCCGCACCTCCCGCGCGCCGCGGGGACGGAAATTCGGTACCTCGCGGCCCTTGCCGAAACTTTCGGCGGCGTCCGCCAGCCGCAGGATCGGCCTGATCTGGTTGCGCAAAAACAGCACCGCGACGATCAGCAGGATCGAGGAGGTGCCGAGCATCCAGAAGATGAAGATCTCCGAATTCGAGGCGTAGGCGGCGCTGCGCTGCGCGAACACCCGCATCACGGAATCGTCGAGCTGGATACGTATTTCGACCAGATTGGACTTGCCGACGGTATCGATCCAGAACGGGCGGCGAATCTGGCGGCCGATCTGCGTCGACAGGGTCTGGTCGAGCAGCGAGAAGAACGGTTTCGGCCCGGGCTGCGGCATATCGCCGACCGGAAGAAAATCGACCACGAGCTGCAGCCGCTGTCCGATGTGGCGCAACTGCGAGCGCTCCTTGTCCTGCGGATAGAACTTGTAGACGTCGATCAGGCTGGCGATGTCCTGCACCACGGCAGCCGACAGCCGACGCGTCACCGTGTTCCAGTGCCGCTCCATGAACACGAACGCCACGACCGTTTGCAGGATCACCATCGGCACGATCATGATCAGGAGCGCCCGGGCATAGAGCCCGGTCGGCATCCAGCTCTTGAACGCGTTGCCCATCCAGCCATTGGCCCTGGAGACGCGTTGCGACGCATTGCGGATGAACGTCAGGCCGGTGTCGAGCGTGCTCATGAATTGGCTCAGGGCGACGCGACCAGGCGATAGCCGATGCCGCGCACCGCCTGCAGGAACAGCGGATTGGCGGGATCGCGCTCGATCTTGCGCCGCAGGCGGTTGATCTGCACGTCGACCGCGCGCTCGTTCACCGTGCCGCCCCCGGTCAGCGCCGCGCGCGGCACGGTTTCGCCGGGGCTGGCGGCCAGAATGCGCAGCATTTCGCGCTCGCGGTCGGTCAGGTGAATGATTTCCTCGCCCTGACGCAGTTCGCCGCGGTCGAGATGATAGACGTAAGGGCCGAACGCGATCTGCTCCAGCGCCTC
This genomic window contains:
- a CDS encoding cold-shock protein — its product is MAMTGTVKFFNGERGYGFIKPDDGGRDVFVHITAVERAGLKDLTEGQRITFEVEPDKKGKGPKAVNLVISS
- a CDS encoding ATP-binding protein; this translates as MSTLDTGLTFIRNASQRVSRANGWMGNAFKSWMPTGLYARALLIMIVPMVILQTVVAFVFMERHWNTVTRRLSAAVVQDIASLIDVYKFYPQDKERSQLRHIGQRLQLVVDFLPVGDMPQPGPKPFFSLLDQTLSTQIGRQIRRPFWIDTVGKSNLVEIRIQLDDSVMRVFAQRSAAYASNSEIFIFWMLGTSSILLIVAVLFLRNQIRPILRLADAAESFGKGREVPNFRPRGAREVRRAAQAFLEMKARVERSIEQRTAMLAGVSHDLRTILTRFKLELALIGDSPEVDGMRKDVDEMAGMLEAYLAFARGDSGEIAQPTDMAMALEELRSDAERHGHTATVVFRGLPVVTVKPASFKRCIANLVSNAARHANTVAITGHRDHRYLTVTVDDDGPGIPANMRAEVFKPFLRLDDARNQDEGGTGLGLAIARDIARSHGGDITLGDSPMGGLRAAVRVPV
- the prmB gene encoding 50S ribosomal protein L3 N(5)-glutamine methyltransferase; translation: MAKRTKPAAKRGQTTSKLPKVGAGELLTLLDFVRFAVSRFTEAGLVFAHGTTDPVAEAAFLVCEALHLHPDQFEAFATARVTAAEGRKILDLIARRVTTRKPTAYLVNKIYMRGLPFYVDERTIVPRSFIGELLEQHFGRQENEEYDAEDGSLIGDPASIHSVLDLCTGSGCLAILASRNFPNAAIDAVDISKDAIEVAARNVGDYGLQDRLKLYRGDLFKPLGGKRYDLIISNPPYVDAEGMAGLPRECRAEPKLAFDGGADGLDIVRRILDEAEAHLTPQGGLLCEIGRCRPQLEAAYPQLPLLWLDTADSEGEVFWIAASDL
- the pgsA gene encoding CDP-diacylglycerol--glycerol-3-phosphate 3-phosphatidyltransferase, with the protein product MNIATTRGQAKTLSLPNILTYARIAAIPVVVGCVFAQSILDGPLWLRWVALAVFIAAAVTDYLDGYYARMWDQQSAFGRMLDPIADKLLVASCLLMLAADSSIHGWTLWAAIVILCREILVSGLREYLAALRVSVPVTKLAKWKTTIQLVAIGFLIAGEAGEQLLPATTLIGIALLWLSAIFTIYTGWDYFRAGIHHLIKEDEG
- a CDS encoding outer membrane protein, with the protein product MSRFVWGALAVIAAGWTTSARGADLYGSRPPLTVNQTHFGPDSWAGPYLGGNLGYAWGSVANNPTKPSGFVGGVQAGYNWRNGPWVFGIEGDVQATGAEDTFAPWKFSNPWFGTVRGRAGYAFNNVLFFGTGGLAFGELRATTFGVTESHTNAGWTLGVGAEMGFAPNWSAKVEYLYVDLANSNFVVTGASNGYRFGLIRAGVNYHF
- a CDS encoding molybdenum cofactor biosynthesis protein MoaE, whose amino-acid sequence is MSVTATIRIQAGDFDVAQEIAALTKGRTDIGAVVTFSGICRGSENGEPIAALTLEHYPGMAEAEIGRHADEALSRWPLQGLTIVHRFGRIAPGENIVLVVTASPHRQAAFEAAEFLMDYLKTNAPFWKREESEKGTSWVEARDHDDAAAARWTKP
- the moaD gene encoding molybdopterin converting factor subunit 1, with the protein product MRVKYFAWVRERVGVAEETIEPPADVRTVNDLIGWLSSRGEAYAYAFEKPKVIRAAIDQAHVKPDAVIAGAREIAFFPPMTGG
- the uvrC gene encoding excinuclease ABC subunit UvrC codes for the protein MDHDSTDHPQPPRKARRGSQPDLPPQDLIAADVDPATSAAEEDDEARLPEAPEEAAEAIAEGPLAIGHAAIENAVRLAPTSPGVYRMLNAGSDVLYVGKAKNVRKRLASYARVNAPLPARILRMIAATMTVEIVSTTTETEALLLEANLIKQLRPRFNVQLRDDKSFPYILISGDHWAPQILKHRGAQTRPGRYFGPFASAGAVNRTITALQRAFLIRSCTDSFFESRTRPCLLYQIRRCSGPCTREIDFPGYTELVREANDFLSGRSHAVKELLAAEMEKASNELEFETAALYRDRLAALSAIQSQQGINPRTVEEADVFAIHQEGGYSCVEVFFFRTGQNWGNRAYFPRAEKSFTPEEVLASFLAQFYDDKPPPRLILLSHEIEESALLADALCVKAGYKVEVSVPKRGEKKELVTHALTNAREALGRKLADTATQSRLLEGMSTTLGLPQVPKRIEVYDNSHIQGTNAVGAMIVAGPDGFIKNQYRKFNIKSEGLTPGDDYAMMREVLERRFKRLLKPPEGDAVKAKADDDSFPQWPDLVIIDGGRGQLNAVREIFEGLGLAQVSLMAVAKGPDRDAGRETLFMPDREAIKLEPRDPVLYFIQRLRDEAHRFVIGSHRKLRKKDIREAGLQEIPGIGPSRKRALLHHFGTLKEIERASIADLGKVPGVSAESARKIFEFFHAQPG
- a CDS encoding ribonuclease T2 family protein — translated: MASAQDRRQNAPGEFDFYVLALSWSPSFCEAAAERGNSGRSQAQCERPYSFVVHGLWPQYERGFPEYCQRPSPRLDRNIMTSMLDLMPAPGLIFNQWDKHGTCSGLGARAYFESVRKARAAVKIPEEFLQLSEQKTIAPGDLEEAFIKINPGLSSSAISVTCSSRRLSEVRVCLSKDMQFRACEETDRRTCRRDEVVMPPVRGG
- a CDS encoding DUF3617 domain-containing protein; translation: MRRLLLVSCLAAGLLAMLPVNGAVAVELPVRKAGLWEMKVLSTGAPVPEMTMQQCTDETTDKDMSTAMSPMAKEMCSKQDIQKTSAGYVTDSVCGIAGMTIKSHAEITGDFNSAYTVKSTSRSEGGPAGGGRDNTTTIEAKWLGACKSDQKPGDTVMPGGMKMNIKDMEKLKSMMPKK
- a CDS encoding 23S rRNA (adenine(2030)-N(6))-methyltransferase RlmJ yields the protein MNYRHAFHAGGFADVIKHIVLVRMLAYLQEKQAPFRVIDTHAGAGRYDLTGEEARRGGEWLTGIARVLQARFSENTLPLVAPYLDIIRAFNAPGKLEAYPGSPLIARALLRPQDRLTACEIEPGARRQLIDALRRDSQARVVDLDGWMALPAFVPPNERRGLVLIDPSFEQKDEFEKLADGFAEAYAKWPTGSYLIWYPVKSRRVTDTLARLVAGAAAASKPAGKCLRLEFSVAPQAPGGPLASTGLLIVNPPWTLAGELKTILPELEKPLGQGGAGRFRLETPKP